A single region of the Lactobacillus xylocopicola genome encodes:
- a CDS encoding Rqc2 family fibronectin-binding protein, which translates to MAFDGLFIHSLLNSIRPILVNGRLAKIYQPFEHDVVLTFRKERKNYQLLVSANPQFPKFYLTKQAIHNPDQAPTFVMVLRKYLEGSVLQEIEQVGLDRIVNFSFSNRNELGDQVKLVLSVELMGRHSNVILYDAASGHIIDLLKRIAPEENRVRLLLPKAKYELPPLIPGINGFKLTEKDFEQKAQALNPADFAKQVSGLDRDDRRELSGYLEDAFSYSAFKTFMGQFDQPQPSAFLLKTPDHQHKLFPYLPYHLDLIKEGVDPDFNHALEQFYLNQSQHDWVKQKAGQVERVVKNERKKLSKKISKLEKQLDQAENSENYRICGEILNANLGQVKSGMTKIVLPNYYDNNQPLEIKLDSALSPARNGQKYFTRYKKLRDSIKHVKEQITLAQSNLAYFETIQTAIDNAEPQDIDQITDELTNQGYLKRPQKQRRRKKMTERNLNRFRLTSGKQVLVGKNNYQNDWLTFKKASKTDMWFHVKDIPGSHVILQDDQPSPADILETAEIAAYFSKGKDSAHVQVDYVQTKRVKKPNGAKPGFVIYTGQNSIEVTPEKDRVLSKRID; encoded by the coding sequence ATGGCTTTTGATGGATTATTCATTCACAGCCTGTTAAACAGTATTAGACCGATTTTGGTCAATGGTCGGCTGGCCAAGATATATCAGCCATTTGAACATGATGTAGTTTTGACTTTTCGAAAAGAACGTAAAAATTACCAGCTGCTAGTTTCGGCCAATCCGCAATTCCCTAAATTTTATTTAACTAAGCAGGCAATTCATAATCCTGACCAGGCTCCTACTTTTGTGATGGTTTTGCGTAAGTACTTAGAAGGTTCGGTTTTGCAGGAGATTGAGCAAGTTGGGCTTGACCGCATTGTTAATTTTTCATTCAGCAACCGTAACGAACTGGGTGACCAAGTTAAATTAGTGTTGTCAGTAGAGCTTATGGGCCGCCACAGTAACGTTATTTTGTATGATGCGGCGAGCGGGCACATTATTGACTTACTCAAGCGAATTGCGCCTGAAGAAAATCGGGTCCGGCTCCTTTTGCCCAAGGCCAAGTATGAGTTACCGCCACTAATTCCCGGAATTAACGGCTTTAAGCTGACTGAAAAAGACTTTGAGCAAAAGGCCCAAGCGCTTAATCCAGCGGATTTTGCTAAGCAAGTAAGCGGCTTGGATCGTGATGATCGCCGTGAATTAAGTGGTTACTTAGAGGATGCTTTTTCTTATTCTGCCTTTAAGACCTTTATGGGACAATTCGACCAGCCCCAGCCGAGCGCATTTCTATTAAAAACGCCTGACCATCAGCATAAGCTCTTCCCTTACCTGCCCTACCATTTGGACCTGATTAAAGAGGGTGTTGATCCCGACTTCAATCATGCACTGGAACAATTCTACCTTAACCAGTCCCAACATGATTGGGTTAAGCAAAAGGCGGGACAAGTTGAGCGGGTCGTGAAAAATGAACGAAAAAAACTCAGCAAAAAAATCTCCAAGTTGGAAAAACAGCTTGATCAAGCGGAGAATTCTGAAAACTACCGGATTTGCGGGGAAATTCTTAACGCCAACTTGGGACAAGTGAAGTCTGGCATGACCAAGATTGTGTTACCAAATTATTATGACAATAACCAACCGCTTGAAATAAAGCTAGATTCAGCCCTTTCTCCTGCCCGGAACGGTCAAAAGTATTTTACTCGCTACAAGAAATTACGCGATTCGATTAAACATGTTAAAGAACAAATTACTTTGGCACAGAGCAATTTGGCTTACTTTGAGACAATTCAAACGGCCATTGATAATGCTGAGCCCCAAGATATTGATCAGATTACTGATGAATTGACCAATCAGGGCTATTTAAAACGTCCGCAGAAGCAGCGCCGGCGCAAAAAAATGACGGAACGTAACTTAAATCGCTTTCGACTTACTTCCGGTAAGCAAGTATTGGTTGGTAAGAACAATTATCAAAATGACTGGTTAACGTTCAAAAAGGCCAGCAAGACTGATATGTGGTTCCATGTTAAAGATATTCCCGGCTCTCACGTCATTTTGCAGGATGACCAGCCTAGTCCAGCAGATATACTTGAGACGGCGGAAATTGCTGCATATTTTTCAAAGGGAAAAGATTCCGCTCACGTGCAAGTTGATTATGTTCAAACTAAGCGGGTCAAGAAACCTAATGGTGCCAAGCCCGGCTTTGTCATTTATACTGGTCAAAACTCTATCGAGGTTACACCTGAAAAAGACCGTGTTTTAAGTAAAAGAATAGACTAA